ATTAAGATATAAGCTCAATGGCATTTCTTCATATTCCATACGAGCTTGTTCAAGCAGAACAATAGCTTCTTGTAAAAAATGAAGTTGCTCTTGGCGAACACGACTTAATACTACAAGTTGCATGCGTAAATCAGCACGCTCCAAAGCAAGCTCAGGCGTATTTTCAGTCAAATAAAGTTGGTCTGTTTCACCAATTCGGTTCACAATTGTTTTACTTTCAATAGACATACGCCATCACCTTTCCTAATCAATAGCTTTTATATCGGGTTCATTTAGCAAATTTAAAGAGTAACCTTTAGACCCAGATGGAATTTCCACTACGAAGCCAAGCTGTAATAGAGAGTCTTTGTTGTTTTGAGGTTAATACTTCATGTAATAAATCGCTTTGAAATATTACCAGGCGATTGGGTTCAGGATTAACAATATGCCATTTCTCATTTTTATCTTGTAGTCGTAATTGTCCACCCCAATCTTCTTGCCATTCTGGATGTAAGTAATAGACAGTTGACATCATACGATCATTTTTTTGTTGGGGATTGTCTCGGTGTAAAGCATAGAATTCACCCAAATTATAACGAGCAAAATGAGCTTCAACTTCTTTAATTCCTAAATAGAATGCTTGATTTAAACTTTGTGAAAATAAACTTAAAGTTTCAATATGTTGCTGAGCAATAGGAAGCTGATCGTTAATCCAAAGAATATGGTCATTACGAATATTACTAACTACGCCGTTTTGAATACCTGCTTCTCTAAATTCATCCATGTGATGGCTGCACTCATTAGCGACCTGAGCGCGATATTGATCGGGATAGGCCTGATTTATAATGGCAAAGCCATGCGTATTTAAATCATCTAAAATTTGATCCAAATTCCAT
This genomic stretch from Acinetobacter pittii harbors:
- a CDS encoding 2OG-Fe(II) oxygenase — protein: MHSHSLPDSWNLDQILDDLNTHGFAIINQAYPDQYRAQVANECSHHMDEFREAGIQNGVVSNIRNDHILWINDQLPIAQQHIETLSLFSQSLNQAFYLGIKEVEAHFARYNLGEFYALHRDNPQQKNDRMMSTVYYLHPEWQEDWGGQLRLQDKNEKWHIVNPEPNRLVIFQSDLLHEVLTSKQQRLSITAWLRSGNSIWV